One part of the Microbacterium aurugineum genome encodes these proteins:
- a CDS encoding NAD(P)/FAD-dependent oxidoreductase — protein MGTTVFERRRPPQGVVDDSLRETALRVFWLDDVDRPTHPSLNGTIRADLAIVGGGYAGLWTAVRAKERDPGRRVVLLEASRIAWAASGRNGGFCESSLTHGHENGVNRWPEEIDRLEELGHANLDGIEETIARYGMDAEFERTGQLAVAVEPHQVDWFREEPGFLDREAVQAEVHSETFLAGDWDREGCAMVHPAKLGVELARVAADLGVEIYEHSLVRAIEGDGSGPIALVTPNGRVVADAVALGTNVFPSLLKRNRLMTVPVYDYVLMTEPLSTEQLAAIGWSNRQGLADSANQFHYYRLTADNRILFGGYDAIYHFGGKVRPEYEDRIESHRRLASHFFTTFPQLAGLRFTHRWAGAIDSSSRFCAFFGTARKGRVAYATGFTGLGVGAARFAADVMLDKLAGEETERTELRMVREKPIPFPPEPAASIGVNLVRAAMDRADHNEGKRNLFLKTLDALGMGFDS, from the coding sequence ATGGGCACCACCGTCTTCGAACGCCGACGTCCGCCGCAGGGAGTCGTCGACGACTCCCTGCGCGAGACGGCTCTCCGCGTGTTCTGGCTCGACGACGTCGATCGGCCGACGCATCCCTCCCTGAACGGGACGATCCGCGCGGATCTCGCGATCGTCGGCGGTGGGTACGCCGGCCTGTGGACCGCCGTGCGCGCCAAGGAACGCGACCCCGGACGACGCGTCGTCCTGCTGGAGGCGTCGCGGATCGCGTGGGCCGCGTCCGGCCGCAACGGGGGCTTCTGCGAGTCGAGCCTGACGCACGGCCACGAGAACGGTGTGAACCGCTGGCCGGAGGAGATCGACCGGCTCGAAGAGCTGGGGCACGCCAACCTCGACGGCATCGAGGAGACGATCGCGCGCTACGGCATGGACGCCGAGTTCGAGCGCACCGGACAGCTCGCCGTCGCCGTCGAACCGCACCAGGTCGACTGGTTCCGCGAGGAACCCGGATTCCTCGACCGCGAGGCGGTGCAGGCGGAGGTGCACTCGGAGACGTTCCTCGCCGGCGACTGGGACCGCGAAGGATGTGCGATGGTGCACCCCGCGAAGCTCGGCGTCGAGCTGGCACGTGTGGCTGCCGACCTCGGCGTCGAGATCTACGAGCACAGCCTGGTGCGTGCGATCGAGGGCGACGGGTCCGGCCCCATCGCCCTCGTCACCCCGAACGGCCGGGTGGTCGCCGATGCGGTCGCGCTCGGCACGAACGTCTTCCCTTCCCTCCTCAAGCGCAATCGCCTGATGACCGTGCCCGTGTACGACTACGTGCTGATGACCGAGCCGCTCTCCACGGAACAGCTCGCCGCGATCGGCTGGTCGAACCGGCAGGGCCTCGCCGACAGCGCGAACCAGTTCCACTACTACCGCCTCACCGCCGACAACCGCATCCTGTTCGGCGGCTACGACGCGATCTACCACTTCGGCGGCAAGGTGCGCCCGGAGTACGAGGACCGCATCGAGAGCCACCGCCGGCTCGCCTCGCACTTCTTCACCACGTTCCCGCAGCTCGCGGGCCTGCGCTTCACGCACCGGTGGGCGGGCGCGATCGACTCGTCCAGTCGGTTCTGCGCGTTCTTCGGCACCGCGCGCAAGGGACGCGTGGCCTATGCCACCGGCTTCACGGGTCTCGGCGTGGGCGCGGCGCGCTTCGCCGCCGACGTGATGCTCGACAAGCTCGCGGGCGAGGAGACCGAGCGCACCGAGCTGCGGATGGTGCGGGAGAAGCCCATTCCGTTCCCGCCCGAGCCCGCCGCCTCGATCGGCGTCAACCTGGTGCGCGCGGCGATGGATCGAGCCGACCACAACGAGGGCAAGCGCAACCTCTTCCTCAAGACGCTCGACGCCCTCGGCATGGGCTTCGACTCATGA
- a CDS encoding Lrp/AsnC family transcriptional regulator: MSSKPAQPALDDISKRIVELLQEDGRRPYAEIAREVGLSEAAARQRVQRMTEAGVIQIVAVTDPMQLGFRRMSMIGIRVSGDPRTIAEELTTIPELAYVVVTLGTFDILVEAVCEDDEHLIDLIATRIRTIPGIAHTESLLYAGLYKDLYNWGTR, from the coding sequence ATGAGCTCGAAGCCTGCCCAGCCCGCGCTGGATGACATCTCCAAGCGCATCGTCGAACTGTTGCAGGAGGACGGCCGCCGTCCCTACGCGGAGATCGCACGCGAGGTCGGTCTGAGCGAGGCCGCCGCACGGCAGCGCGTGCAGCGGATGACCGAGGCGGGTGTCATCCAGATCGTCGCGGTCACCGATCCGATGCAGCTCGGCTTCCGGCGCATGTCGATGATCGGCATCCGCGTGTCGGGCGACCCCCGCACCATCGCCGAAGAACTCACGACCATCCCGGAACTGGCCTACGTCGTGGTCACGCTCGGGACGTTCGACATCCTCGTCGAAGCCGTGTGTGAGGACGACGAGCACCTGATCGACCTGATCGCGACCCGCATCCGGACCATCCCCGGCATCGCGCACACCGAGAGCCTGCTCTACGCGGGCCTCTACAAAGACCTCTACAACTGGGGAACGCGCTGA